The region ATGAGTTGATGGATGACAGATCCCCAGCGCCCCGAATCTTGCTGGTCGTGTGGCGCAGCAGTGATTGCCGCAGATCTTCAGGATCCATCCCGCTCCCGTTATCGGCCACCTCTATAAGTGAGAGCCCTGCGTCCTCGACGCTAACCGACACGCGGGTGGAGCCGGCATCCAGGGAGTTCTCGACGAGCTCTTTGACAACCGATGACGGGCGGTCTATTACCTCACCGGCAGCGATCTTGTTGATGGTCTCTTCGCTTAACTTTCTGATCTTCTTCAATTCGCCTCCAGGCTGATCTCACACCTGCCCCTGACCTTCCTGAACTCTTCTATGTCTTCGAGGAATTTCATGGACATTTTATCACCGAGCATGGCCCTGGTGAGCTTCTTTCCATACTCCACCCCTGGCTGATCGAACGGGTTGACCCCCAGCAACTTCCCCGTCAAAGCGGTTACACACTCGAAGAGAAATATGAGTGCCCCGATGGCAAACTCGTTTCTTGCGTGAGGTTCGATAACGACAACCGGCCTTCCTTTCGAGGCGAGGGAGTATATCGTTGCATCCATTTCCGCCCTGAAGAGGTCTGCCATTTTCTTCCCGGAGAGAAACAAAACGCTTTCGTCTCTTTTGAGAGGCTTGATGGAATAGTCCCTGTTGAATTTTCCCGGTCCGATAAACGTGTACACCTTGTCATCGGGGCCGTCCATGTAGAGCTGCAGCTGTGAATGCTGGGCCGTTACCCCGATGACGCCGACGGGTGTCTGGCCGATACTGTCGATTCTACCGCCCTCTTTCCTTTCCTTCCCCAGACTTTCACCCCACAGCTGACAGAACCAGTCGCTTAGCTTTATGAAAAAATCCGAATAGGCGAAGAGGACGAAGGTGTTCTTTCTCTCCTCTTCCATATAATGGGCATATATCGCCGCTAAAACGACCACCGGATTGGCCTCTTTCTCCGTGCCGAGGTTGATTCCGTCCATATAGCGCGCTCCCTCCAGCAATGAGCCAACATTGACCCCTGCGAAAGCAAGGGGCAGCAGTCCCACCGGCGAAAGGACCGAAAACCGGCCTCCCACGGAAGGCGGCACGGGAAAGGAGAGAAAACCATATTCTCCGGCAAGGCCCCGAAGCAGGCCTTTCTCCGGATCGGTGGTTACGATGATGTGCTCTTTCCACCGCTCCCCGACTTTTCTTTTCAACAGGCCCGTTACCACAAAAAACTGCGAGAGGGTCTCCGAAGTGCTTCCCGATTTGCTGATTACGTTGAAAACGGTCCTCTCAAGATCGAGCGTGGCAAAGGCCTTCTCAAAGGCATCGGGGTCCACGTTATCGAGGACGAGCACCCTTCCGCCCTTTCTTCCCGCACTCTCCGGCAGGGCTCCCATCACCGCGGAAGTCCCCAGGGCAGACCCGCCGATCCCGAGTACCACGAATGTATCAAACCTTCTTCTCAAAGATGCCGCAAACCGTGAAATCTTCCGCGTCTCCTTCTCAAAGTACGGCAACGAGTAAAAACCCGCACTGCCCGATACCCTCTCCAGGAAGAGCTCCTTGTTTTTCCTGGCCCCCATGGTCAAGCCGGCCTTGAGGTCTCTATGTGAAATCCCCATCCCGAACCTGTTCAGATCCTTCAGGGCAAAGCTGTAATCGATCGATAGCACGCTTTTTTTCACGTGGGACCTCCTTTCCTTGACAGAGGATTTTATTATAATATATTAAAATAGCACATGAC is a window of Deltaproteobacteria bacterium DNA encoding:
- a CDS encoding glucose-6-phosphate isomerase (catalyzes the formation of D-fructose 6-phosphate from D-glucose 6-phosphate), whose product is MKKSVLSIDYSFALKDLNRFGMGISHRDLKAGLTMGARKNKELFLERVSGSAGFYSLPYFEKETRKISRFAASLRRRFDTFVVLGIGGSALGTSAVMGALPESAGRKGGRVLVLDNVDPDAFEKAFATLDLERTVFNVISKSGSTSETLSQFFVVTGLLKRKVGERWKEHIIVTTDPEKGLLRGLAGEYGFLSFPVPPSVGGRFSVLSPVGLLPLAFAGVNVGSLLEGARYMDGINLGTEKEANPVVVLAAIYAHYMEEERKNTFVLFAYSDFFIKLSDWFCQLWGESLGKERKEGGRIDSIGQTPVGVIGVTAQHSQLQLYMDGPDDKVYTFIGPGKFNRDYSIKPLKRDESVLFLSGKKMADLFRAEMDATIYSLASKGRPVVVIEPHARNEFAIGALIFLFECVTALTGKLLGVNPFDQPGVEYGKKLTRAMLGDKMSMKFLEDIEEFRKVRGRCEISLEAN
- a CDS encoding DNA mismatch repair protein MutL, translating into MKKIRKLSEETINKIAAGEVIDRPSSVVKELVENSLDAGSTRVSVSVEDAGLSLIEVADNGSGMDPEDLRQSLLRHTTSKIRGAGDLSSINSFGFRGEALASIAAVSKMEIRSIPE